TCTAAGGCGCCAGACTCAAGGATGATTCCTTCCCCGGCTGGGTATTCTGGTCTCCGAATGGAggcgtgggttcaaatcccacttctgacagcACGATTTTTGCCCTGTAAATATCCTTAAAACGTATATTGTGCACACCGGTTTGCTTACTTAATGCGTATATTAAGCTCCAACGTGCCAAACTTTAATTCTTTTTGTATACGTATAATTTTTAACGACTCaattggattaaaaaaaacaaacgtaAGTCGAAGTGGGAAAAAGTAGAAGTTGGTGAATACTTTAAAACGAAAAGCTACTCAGGTGggtttgtatttcattttcacaAAGCAGCGATTTGTTTCTGCCGACTCGGCCGAAGAAAACATGAACtcaaaaaaatctacatttaacTTACGTTTTACTTACATCACAAGTATAacttaacaaaatgcaaaataatagtAGTGTGAGTGTGTCTGTCAGGATGGCCGAGTGGTCTAAGGCGCCAGACTCAAGGATCATACCTTACCTAATACGGGTGTTCTGGTCTCCGAATGGAggcgtgggttcaaatcccacttctgacaacACAATTTTTACTGTTATGATCTTacgttttaaaaacaaaatctgtatatTCGCGACGTGACTATTTCGTTTTTCCTCAGATCAGAATGCCTAATTGAGCTGCTCCGTGTGTCTTGATGTTTTTCTTAGGAATCTCTGAAAACCAAAAAGGCTGATTTGACTAGTTATCCAAGAGATTATTTGACAGTTGGCCAGTAGGAGGCACTGTTTCCCAAAATACGTTAACATGCCTATTCGGTTTATTGTTCCAATCAACTCAATCACCAAGGTACAATTACAAATTACCAGATTAAAAAATGCACAGCCGAAATGAAAAGAGAAGAGGATAATAAATAAGGTGTCCTTGAAATTCCATTGACGTCATGTCGGCCGTCTAACTCGCGTGGCCTCCGCTTTCTAATGCGCGTGCGCGATCATGTGAGtgagggaagagagagagagagagagagagagagagagatatgactCCACACCAAGAGAAACATAACACAAGCCCGGCTGATGAAATCTAAATGCGTACGAATGTCAGAAACGAAGAAACTTGTGACGCTGGGCGCCCATTAGTGGATTAACTGGAAGACAGGAGCTCTTCAAATCGGAGCTAACCACCGGTCCATTCGAGTTTTCTTTCCCGTCCGCACCGCCCCCACCCTCCACACAAGCTGGAAGTCTCTAGTCTCGCCTGCCCGACGCTTTTGTGCTTTTTGGACTTGGACGCGTTTTACAGGTAAGCGCTTGCTTTAGGAGGGGCGGTGACCGCGTCATTATAGCATTAGTTTTACTTATATAAAAAGTAGTTAAAATGCGAAATTCTGTAATTTCTTTAACAGGATAGAGATAGACTCGCATTGCACAGGCCTCCGGGTCAAAGATCGCATTTCTCCGTATCGTACAAGCAGGAAAAGACGGTACGATCGGCCGTGAGATGTGAGTCGGGGATGTGCTGGCAAAGTGTAAAGTTCATTTAGCTTGAGAAGGGTTACATGGGATCCAGAAATCCGAAGCAGCATTTTGCTACCTAGGATGTTTAACCGATGTGTTTAAAATAAGGCTAGGAAGTTTAATTAGCTTTACAGCAGGGTAAGAAGTTCATAACATTTGTGTACACTATGTATATCAAAAACTAAACAATTGATACTTTTCTACTGGAAACTTGTCTTACCACTACAGGGGAATAATTCATAAAGTGTCATGCCTATTGGCAGCAGCACATGTGTTTTTGTCATAATTCCTAACAGGCTGAATATATATCACTTCAGCACTATGTGTTTGTGCTAATCTCTCTAGTTGTGTTGTGCACCTAAACCGAGTTCAGTACACTTGCAGCCTTAGCCAGTTAAGGGCACATTTTTGCAGTCACTTAAGTCAAGAGTCTTTGTCTTTAAAATACTAGCATGAAGAGCgtgcattttaataataatgaactCCATAAAGCcttccagaaaaaaaatattgtctagATTGCCAAGACGATGCAGAGCCCAGCAGTCTTCATTTTTGGAAAAGTGAAGATTTTGAAGGTTCTCTTAGGCCTGCCCATAGAGGAAGGTGCCAGTTTTTTGTACTTCAGGGATCCCAGGGAGTTTTTGTACctgaaactgatttaaaaaaaaaaaaaaaagtgcagtacAGTAAATTTTGTTGGACATTTACCTTATcgaaagatcttgaccatacattgaccttctctctcttgttaaattaatcttagcctgaaggagtctattcatttttaacatttaagatttttcatttaaagatttaccaatgttgtcctagtgtgtgtatatataaacacagggaactccagtttctgtattacatcttgcctgaagaaggggtctgagttgcctgaAATGCTTGCATATTGCagtatttttagttagccaataaaaggtgtcattctgcttggcttttctcttcttttttccataagaaattcAAGAGTAAATAACTTATTCTGAATAAGAATATTGTGCATGTGtcatcagacaaaaacaaataattcaggTGTGGGGATATCTTCTTTGGGGTGCAACATTGTTTTATGTCTTGGGTCtttccagtgtggagtttgcattttctccttgtgtttgtgtgggtttcccccttcctggtactccagtttcctcgtacagttcaaagacatgcaggttgggtgaactGGTGTTGATGAAGTTGGCCCAAAtaagtgtgtgtgcaccctgcgatAGACTAGTGCACtgtccagatgttttttttttttgttctgcctTGTCCCCTATGCTGCTTGGGATAGCTGCCCTGCATCCCTaattaggataaagtgggtttggaagttgaatttgtatttaatttctcAGTTTGTGAGCAGTCAGACACTTTACAATTGTTAATGATTGCATCCTATTTTAAGGTGTCATTTATGTGACAAAATATAATACctatacttttttttctgttttttggctgAAACTACATTACACTtagatttttttaacttaaatataCAGATTGGTATTTTTTCAGACTGCAGTGAGACATCATTCAGTTAAGTGTTCAGTCATGGTTAAGTAATCCTCCAGGATAGGATACTAAACTCTAACCCACAGGGCTGCTAGTTCAATTCCTGCCTCTGTCCCTCTGTGTGACCCTGCTTATGTTCCTTAACCTTTATGTGCGCcaactgttaaaaaaaaggtATGCAAATGGGCGTAACATACCCAGATGTTGTAAGATGCCTTGTAAAAGGTTGTCAGCTAAATATAGAGTACATGAGCCAGCATGTGAATTCTGAGTGTTGGCACCACTTTAATTGTCCATTTCTGTGGTGTTCATtttattccattttcttttgttaggGTGATTGAAGCTGAGGGTGATATTTTTGGATCCCCAGCAAGTGGCTAGTGATGGCAAGCTCTGCTTCAGCAGAATCCGCTTGCTCTGGAGGTGCCAGTGGCCCTTCAGGAGAAGGCAGCAGTCAGGACAGCACCTTTGAGTGCAACATCTGCTTGGACACAGCGAAAGATGCGGTCATCAGTCTGTGTGGACATCTGTTTTGGTGAGTTTTAactaatatctttatttttttgactgcaaaaattaatttaaatgattactgtacatgtaatgtttaaaaataaaattactactATTCTACAgtttgaaattgtatttatataacaagtttattttttattttggtgggTGAATTGAAACTGTTATTGAGCAGAAGCAGTAGAGTACATGCAGTTCATCAGAAGAAATGCAAGACATGAGGCTAACTTTTAGATGTCCAGTTTAACATTGGTCATTGTGTCtctcttttttcccccctctctTGATGTGCACTACTGTGGCTTCACTTGCAGCTGGCCCTGTTTACATCAGGTACAATACCTTccatgcttttcattttgtttcatcaGCTTTTGTTGCATAAACTCCCAGTGATCTGAGTAGCAGCTATCATAGAGCAATTTGCGTTACTTAACAGGGCTTTTgtattgcatattatttaacttgaAACATTATTGCAGCATCATTGCACTTTTAACATTTGTCTCAATTAGgactactgtatatttagattACTGGCTTCTTGTTGCAGTTCATGTTATTTATATGTCAGCTTGCAAGGCTTGTTGCAGTACAATTCTGGTAGTCATcgaatattaaaatatttgcatGGTAAACATGTAgtatatgtaatttttaattgagaaataaaataaagatagtaGGCCTAATTACAAAAAGGCACTGGGTATGTTAAAACTCATTATGCACTTTTTAGTTCAAAAATTGATGGAATATGTTTTcttgccttccttcctccaaaATAGTGGTTAGAGACCAGGCCAAACAGACAAGTGTGTCCAGTGTGCAAAGCTGGGATCAGTCATGACAAAGTCATCCCTTTATATGGCAGAGGAAGTACAGGACAGCAGGACCCGAGGTAAGCACCTTGCTGTTAAAAGTACCCACTTGTGCGTTAACTCCATTGATCGGTGTGTATCAGCTTTTACCCTAAAATGAGTTTCAGGCGGGCGACAAGTCATGTACAAGGAGTAGCCCTGAATTGCAAGTAACAAAAGATTTGTTTAGTAATCAGTCTGGTTGGTTCAAAATGTATAAGATTTTCTCTCTACACATTTTAAGCCTAAATCACATACtcttatttatctgttttgtttgtaatttttttttctgtctcttttataTAGAGAAAAAACACCACCGAGACCTCAGGGCCAGAGACCTGAACCAGAAAACAGAGGGgtaatttgttcttttatttgataaagtttttcaaattgtatgaAGAAATGATTTCCATTGTCTGCTTATGTTGATTTGTAAAAATccattttactaatttattttttcacctaCTTTGCTCAATAATTAGATACAGTGAGCCAGAATCCTTCCTGGCATCATAGTACAAAGGCAGTAATGGTTAGAATGCCAGTCCAGTGTAGGTTGTTACACTtaatgcacacatccacacttgTTTATTCATAACCAGTTAAAATGATTGTTGTTTCTGTTTTACGGAGTCAAGGAAAATGGTCAAAGTCCACACTTGACAGTGGCCAGACTAGGCCCCTGGAGCTGTAAACTCTGAAGGTGCTATTTGTTGAATGAATATCCATTAGTCTGTCTGTCTGAACCTGCTTAATACAATGAAGCCTAGTCTGGTGGCCTAGGACGTGGCTGTTTATTCTGTCTCGCTATATCTGATGTTATTTATTTCTCGGTATTTCTACTGTTCTAGAATCCCAGTTTGTTTTGAGTTGATATTTTAGGTGCAGAAGCAGCATGTGATGAAAGAGTTGCATAGTGCATTGTAAGACCTATAGAAGCAGCACTACCTCTGAATTCATTTTATCAGGAGAGGTCCTTGGAGACATTATTACTGAATGTTTCATAAGGTCCCAAAAGAAGAGCATCAGTTTCTTCTCCCCTGAGAGATGTTCTTCCAGTACTTTTTTAATTGCATCATatcctttttgtattttgtgccaCTTTTGTTCTGAgaagaaaaatatctgaaaaagaaaatatttttttaatatagactgttcactTTTAGTCTTGGTTGCATTTGACTGTTTCATTTTTACATAGGTTTTCAACTGTTGCCTCAAGACATTaaaccacacaacccagcaaATAAAGGgctacaaatatttgtaataaagaCGCTACtttcttaaatattgtgtaaaaccAAATGACTACCACTCCAAAAATTCTGCTTTTCAGTACATGAGCCAGTTTCTAGCCACATCgcatagatagaactttatttgtcccccgGGGGAAGTTTTGCtgtttacagaaactctttaaatacataCCATAACTGGACAGATAAGTaagcaagtacatatataaataaatatacacacacactagaatgattgtaaagaaataaaagttcAGACTTAGCTGTCACAGAGAGACATTTTACACACATATTGCTGTTGTTCTaatggagccccagtagcgtttcttgatacAATTCGGCTTAAGAATCTCATATTGCAGTATTAGCTGGACAGAATTCTCTCTACCTTTATTCAAAACTTCCTCAGTTTAGATGTGGCTGGATGATGGGGTTTTCAAAATGGTTTTCTTGTCCAGTTTTACTCTCAGAGGATACTCTCTTTACTCTATAGAGCTATGCAAAAGTACACCCAATAAAAGGTGGTGTGTTTTTCAACATATTAGCATGTTTGTATATTCAATCTGCATTTTAACAATATTGATAgataaatgtgattatttttttaacaaagaacTATGAAAATTACTACTTGCAATAATTAACAACGTCAAAACTACTCTTGCCaggtgtttttaaaattaagtacACCATTAGCTTCAGTAACTGGTGTTGCCTGTTTGACAAAAATAACTTCTTGCAATTGCAGATCAGCACTGTACATCCACCTGGGTGTATCCTCCTTATAGAGCTCATTCCACTGTGTGATGTTCGAAAGATGTCTTAGATGTGCTGCCTTCAGATTCCCCTCCACAGCATTTTTATGTGGCAGTGTtggttttttctttttgacagatTGCCTCTCATTTTCCTCAAATACTGTTTGGTTCAATGTGGAATTCAGGGTTGACTCTATGCTGGCAAGCTGGTCAGGCCCTGAGGCAGAAAAGTAACTTCCTATCCATAATGTGTCCACCACCATGTGGGAGGTTCTTCAAGGCAAACAGTTTTAGGAATTTGTTATACATGAAATACAGCATCCGAGCCAAGAGGTTCTTCATTTGTATCGTCCATCCAGATCACATTGTTCTAGTATAGTCCTTCATATAGACATTATCTGGTAATTCTTAGTTGTGCATCTATATTCTTTCTTCCTGATGTTACATTTGGGCAGAAGTTGTGTGATGGGTTCTAGATGGTTaactactacaacaacaacaacatttattttacatagcacattttcatacaaatgatgagctcaaagtgctttacatgatgaagaaaggaaaaagacaaaataattaaaattagggaacactaattaataaCATAGCAtaaaagtaagatccgatggccagggaggacaaaaaaaaaactccagatgtaCTAATGCAGTTTGACATTGACTGAGGTAAGGCTTACCTGAAAATCCCTTGATGTTACCATGTGGCTATTGGTGAGGTACCACAGCATGTTACAGGCAGCTCTTTGGCTGAATTTGGTGAGATGAGCTAGCCTGCTTATATTAGCAGtggtctgaaatattcctccttGCTGAAAATTGCTTGGAAACGGCTTTAAACCTTTCACAGAATTCATAGGCATTTTGTGGAGGTCCATTTGCTTATGGTTTGATGAAGCCACACACTTGTCAACTGCTATGTCCAAGCCAACCTACAGGTTTCTGATTTTTATATAAGGTGGAACCCTCTTTCTAATATTTATGTCTGTTTAGGTATGTGTGATTGTAAATTCAGGCATTTGATGCAATGATAAAGGATGTAATTACTTTTCCCAtaccaaaaaaatgcatttctgttGTTTAAATAGTAGAAATGAATGCAGAATGTGTTTTTATGTACAACTTATTTCcggaaataataatgaaatgctcTTGGTATTTATCAATATTGCTTTTTTGTAGGGCTTTCAAGGTTTTGGTTTTGGAGATGGAGGTTTCCAGATGTCCTTTGGGATTGGTGCCTTTCCTTTTGGTATTTTTGCTACAGCATTCAATATTAATGATGGCAGACCACCTCcaggtattttttatttgttttggagcGAGTTCTTTATATTATAGTATGAGCTTGGTATAACAGTCATTATGAAACATTTGCTTCTGTctagaaataaatttaaaaagcaaacatttgaatagtttgaaaaataaagacttttatGTTGTAAGTGGGACATTTAGAGCACATTGACTCTGGTATTCTGGTGTTCAGCTTGGACCATGTCAACACTGGGAAATTCACTTTATACTCTGTCATGTTAATACTCTTGAGTATCTACAAACTGTTTATTGTAGCCAGGTATTCACTTACATTCAGGACTGTAATTAAGAGCATGTTTAAATGTGTTATGTACCTAATACAGTGAAATTGTGCCACTGTCGCATAACACAGAGCATTGCAGCTGTTAAGGCGTGTGAGTAACAACCGCCCCTGAATAGTGGTGTGAGTACTGATGGTCTTGTGCTTTGGCTAGTCCTGAAGTTCTGGTTAAAGTGTTACTTTTGAATCGACACAGTTTAGTTGGGTGACATGCAGTGTGTattgttttgttacttttgtgAATAGTACCTTTTATGCATAAAGGTTTTTATAGGGTTATTAATCTCACATGCAGAGCAGAAATTGTGTATAATTCAGTTAAAAGACTTcagtttttgtgaaaaatatttgcttcatttttatttattttttttttcctattaagCTGTGCCTGGAACACCCCAATACATGGATGAACAGTTTCTGTCCCGTCTTTTCCTCTTCGTTGCCCTACTGATTATGTTTTGGCTGCTTATAGCTTAATGGgagaaatgaaaacacacatgAAAGAGTGGAAGAGAAACAAACAACACAGAGCACACTTAAAATGACTCTGCCTTCCCCCATTTCAGGTTCTCAGTAACAATTGAATTGAGGAGATATCTTTATAAATCTGTACTCTGTTTTGCATTTGGTGaagaatttacatttttacataaacAATTGATATTAAATTAGCCAGGAAAAATTTAATAGAATACTCTAATAGGATTTACGGTTTTaagcagttcagtgatattgctTACGTAGAAACACTTGTCTAAGCAATTTAAATCCTCATTCAGGGAAAGTGTAAGACTTGTATCGAGTTTGTAATAAAATTAC
This genomic window from Polypterus senegalus isolate Bchr_013 chromosome 12, ASM1683550v1, whole genome shotgun sequence contains:
- the rnf185 gene encoding E3 ubiquitin-protein ligase RNF185 translates to MASSASAESACSGGASGPSGEGSSQDSTFECNICLDTAKDAVISLCGHLFCWPCLHQWLETRPNRQVCPVCKAGISHDKVIPLYGRGSTGQQDPREKTPPRPQGQRPEPENRGGFQGFGFGDGGFQMSFGIGAFPFGIFATAFNINDGRPPPAVPGTPQYMDEQFLSRLFLFVALLIMFWLLIA